A single window of Sporosarcina sp. FSL W7-1349 DNA harbors:
- the eutC gene encoding ethanolamine ammonia-lyase subunit EutC, with translation MNEQLIEKITKMVVEKLQTNQAGAKESRMPVQIFNETPVGNRATEERPHQAAAGGVKFHNTVVRESKADHRPQALPKNSSSEQEKDHDQLADLRKKTPARIAVGRAGSRPKTSTWLQFRFDHAAAVDAVYGEVPEEILNRLDFFQTHSRVQDKEEYIRRPDLGRRLSDDSKRLVKEKCKHAPTVQVVASNGLSAKALEENLEDVYLSLEQSLNNLGIEMGTTFYVDKGRVALMDEIGEILQPDVVIILIGERPGLVSAESLSAYICYKPRIGTIEADRMVVSNIHKGGIPPVEAGAYLGTLIQKILKYEASGVSLVQKEG, from the coding sequence GTGAACGAACAACTCATTGAGAAGATAACGAAGATGGTTGTAGAAAAATTGCAGACGAATCAAGCAGGGGCGAAGGAAAGCCGGATGCCTGTCCAGATTTTCAATGAAACCCCGGTTGGAAACCGTGCAACGGAAGAACGGCCTCACCAAGCGGCTGCCGGAGGTGTGAAGTTTCACAATACGGTGGTGCGTGAAAGCAAGGCGGACCATCGCCCTCAGGCTCTTCCGAAGAACTCTTCGAGTGAGCAGGAGAAAGACCATGATCAGTTGGCAGACCTGCGGAAAAAAACGCCTGCCCGGATTGCGGTAGGACGCGCGGGCTCAAGACCCAAAACGTCGACATGGCTTCAATTCCGATTTGACCATGCCGCTGCGGTGGATGCTGTGTATGGGGAAGTGCCCGAAGAAATTTTGAATCGTCTCGATTTCTTCCAAACCCATTCCAGAGTGCAGGACAAAGAGGAGTATATCCGGCGCCCCGATTTAGGTAGGCGGCTTTCGGATGATTCCAAGAGATTGGTAAAAGAAAAATGCAAGCATGCCCCGACCGTCCAAGTGGTTGCTTCGAATGGCCTCAGTGCGAAGGCGCTGGAGGAGAATTTGGAAGATGTCTATCTTTCATTGGAACAGTCACTGAACAATCTGGGAATTGAGATGGGTACGACCTTTTATGTCGATAAAGGGCGGGTTGCCTTGATGGATGAAATCGGGGAAATCCTGCAACCGGACGTCGTGATCATTTTGATCGGCGAGCGGCCGGGACTGGTATCGGCGGAATCATTAAGTGCGTACATCTGTTACAAGCCCCGTATCGGCACGATCGAGGCGGATCGGATGGTCGTGTCCAACATCCATAAGGGAGGCATTCCACCCGTGGAAGCGGGAGCCTATCTCGGGACGCTCATCCAGAAAATATTGAAATACGAGGCGAGCGGCGTTTCACTCGTCCAGAAAGAAGGATAG
- a CDS encoding ethanolamine ammonia-lyase subunit EutB encodes MKLQTALGGVQYQFADLKEVMAKANEEKSGDRLAGVAAETVQERIAAKTVLSEILLSDIRNNPLVPAETDEVSRIIEEDLNEKIYGEIQNWSVAELREYILSNEVGDRELKRISRGLTSEMIAAVAKLMSNLDLVHAANKIEILTTCNITIGHKGTLSSRLQPNHPTDNVDGMIASLKDGLSYGIGDAVIGINPVDDSVESVKRLLHATKDFIQEWEIPTQNCVLAHVTTQMKAVEQGAPADMIFQSIAGTEKANRSFGISAELIAEARDLAMKQGTGTGPQVMYFETGQGSELSAEAHFGIDQMTLEARNYGFARHFDPYIVNTVVGFIGPEYLYNNKQVIRAGLEDHFMGKMHGIPMGVDICYTNHIKADQNDIEDLGVLLSAAGVNFIIATPMGDDVMLNYQSMSYHDVATLLQTFGKTPAPEYVTWLEKMGIYENGRLSSRAGDPTIFTR; translated from the coding sequence TTGAAATTACAAACAGCGTTAGGCGGAGTCCAATATCAATTTGCCGACTTGAAAGAAGTGATGGCGAAAGCCAACGAAGAAAAGTCGGGTGATCGACTCGCGGGTGTTGCGGCCGAAACGGTCCAAGAGCGCATCGCTGCCAAGACCGTCTTAAGCGAAATCCTTTTGAGCGATATCCGCAACAATCCTTTGGTCCCTGCCGAGACAGATGAGGTCTCCCGGATCATAGAGGAAGATTTGAATGAAAAGATTTATGGTGAGATTCAAAATTGGTCTGTCGCAGAGTTGAGAGAATACATTCTGAGCAATGAAGTCGGCGACCGTGAACTGAAGCGGATCAGTCGAGGTCTGACATCCGAGATGATCGCCGCTGTTGCAAAATTGATGTCCAATCTAGATTTGGTCCATGCGGCCAATAAAATTGAAATCCTGACAACTTGCAATATAACAATCGGCCATAAAGGGACCCTTTCCTCGCGTCTCCAGCCGAACCACCCGACGGACAATGTCGATGGGATGATCGCTTCCCTGAAAGACGGGTTGTCTTACGGGATCGGGGATGCCGTGATCGGGATCAATCCGGTCGATGACTCTGTCGAAAGTGTCAAACGGCTGCTCCACGCGACGAAGGATTTTATTCAGGAATGGGAAATTCCTACACAAAACTGTGTATTGGCCCATGTGACGACTCAAATGAAAGCTGTTGAACAGGGTGCTCCGGCTGATATGATCTTCCAAAGTATCGCGGGGACGGAGAAGGCGAATCGCTCCTTCGGCATCTCGGCGGAGTTGATCGCGGAAGCCCGGGATCTGGCTATGAAGCAAGGTACTGGCACGGGGCCACAGGTGATGTATTTCGAGACGGGGCAAGGCTCCGAATTATCGGCGGAAGCGCATTTCGGTATCGACCAGATGACGTTGGAAGCCCGGAATTATGGATTTGCCCGCCATTTCGACCCATATATCGTGAACACGGTCGTCGGTTTCATCGGTCCGGAATACTTGTACAACAATAAGCAAGTCATCCGCGCCGGATTGGAAGATCACTTCATGGGGAAAATGCACGGTATCCCAATGGGAGTGGACATCTGCTATACAAATCATATCAAGGCGGATCAGAATGACATCGAAGATTTAGGTGTATTGCTTTCCGCAGCAGGTGTGAACTTTATCATCGCCACGCCAATGGGCGATGACGTCATGTTGAACTATCAATCCATGAGCTATCACGATGTGGCTACACTATTGCAGACGTTTGGGAAGACGCCTGCGCCTGAATATGTAACATGGCTTGAGAAAATGGGGATCTATGAAAACGGTCGTCTGAGTTCCCGTGCGGGAGACCCGACGATCTTCACACGTTAG
- a CDS encoding ethanolamine ammonia-lyase reactivating factor EutA — MRKKETMISAGIDIGTSTTKLIISRFSLMNVAGTTHVPRIEITDKEVLYKSPIFRTPLADPVTIDVVGVEKIIRSQYIEAGIEPAQIETGAVIITGETATKRNAREMLHYLSGEVGDFLVATAGPDLEGIIAAKGSGAFEQSSRSRKVIANIDIGGGTANVAVYRDKELLGTCTMHIGGRLIEFENGKIRSISSPVQRLLDEHEITLGIGDSSTSDGVTFVTRFMADSLARMLRNEMREQDQALLLGHSPNWKSPIDVIVFSGGISECMYRHESEGESTAKYDDIGILLADALQRNAELQAFEWMEPVETVRATVLGAGTQTTEISGATIQVAPDELPLKNLPVYHYSFNSDLQRGLDEFPSAITTAIEMFDATMEGQNFALYISELPYMGFRDIQRLAEVVTEAMEQRPVPDQPIVLVLQSDHAKVLGQTLLAMKVKQSVVCIDQIRVEHGDYLDIGRALDSGVVPVVVKTLTFHSS; from the coding sequence ATGCGAAAAAAGGAAACGATGATCAGCGCAGGAATTGATATTGGTACGAGCACGACCAAACTTATTATTAGCCGTTTTTCTTTAATGAACGTAGCGGGGACGACACATGTGCCCCGGATTGAAATTACGGACAAAGAAGTGCTATATAAAAGCCCGATTTTCCGAACACCCTTAGCCGATCCTGTCACGATTGATGTGGTGGGAGTGGAGAAGATTATCCGCTCGCAGTACATAGAAGCCGGCATCGAGCCCGCTCAGATTGAAACTGGGGCGGTCATCATCACAGGGGAGACGGCGACGAAGCGAAATGCCCGGGAGATGCTCCATTACTTATCCGGAGAGGTCGGCGATTTTCTGGTCGCCACGGCCGGACCGGATCTGGAGGGCATTATTGCGGCCAAAGGTTCGGGTGCCTTTGAGCAGTCCAGTCGCAGCAGGAAAGTGATCGCGAATATTGATATCGGCGGCGGCACAGCCAATGTGGCCGTTTATCGGGATAAAGAGTTGCTTGGGACGTGCACGATGCACATCGGCGGCAGGTTGATCGAATTCGAGAACGGGAAAATCCGATCGATTTCATCCCCCGTCCAACGCCTGTTAGATGAACACGAAATTACGCTGGGAATCGGTGATTCTTCTACATCGGACGGAGTAACCTTCGTCACTCGCTTCATGGCGGATTCGCTTGCCAGGATGCTTCGAAACGAGATGCGGGAGCAAGATCAGGCCCTATTGCTTGGGCATTCGCCGAATTGGAAAAGTCCGATTGATGTCATCGTATTTTCGGGCGGCATTTCGGAATGTATGTACCGGCATGAGTCGGAGGGTGAATCGACCGCAAAGTACGATGACATTGGAATCCTGTTGGCAGATGCGCTGCAACGGAACGCCGAACTTCAAGCGTTCGAGTGGATGGAACCCGTGGAAACGGTGCGGGCGACCGTCCTCGGTGCGGGTACGCAAACAACGGAGATCAGCGGCGCTACCATTCAAGTTGCTCCGGATGAGCTGCCGTTGAAAAACTTACCGGTTTATCATTATTCATTCAACTCCGATCTCCAGCGAGGGTTGGATGAATTCCCATCGGCCATTACAACCGCCATTGAAATGTTTGACGCGACAATGGAAGGCCAGAATTTCGCACTCTATATTTCGGAACTTCCGTATATGGGCTTCCGGGATATTCAGCGACTGGCAGAGGTGGTTACTGAAGCGATGGAGCAACGGCCTGTGCCGGATCAGCCGATCGTGTTGGTTTTGCAGTCTGATCACGCCAAGGTGTTAGGACAGACGTTGTTGGCTATGAAGGTCAAGCAGAGCGTCGTTTGTATCGATCAGATCCGTGTTGAACATGGGGATTATTTAGATATCGGAAGAGCACTCGATTCGGGTGTCGTTCCGGTAGTCGTGAAGACTTTAACATTTCACTCGTCATGA
- a CDS encoding EutP/PduV family microcompartment system protein: protein MKNRVMLIGAIGAGKSTLTNALLGKQVDAVKTQTLIYYDWIVDTPGEYTENPLFYKNIMATSLEVTHVCYLQDATSGKLIFPPGFSTGISKLPIGVITKCDHPEADIERSLNFLRSVVVQGGPIVLTSAVQGVGIAHIQELVKLNDQASMKAYVEAMDDDRLLFI, encoded by the coding sequence ATGAAAAACCGGGTTATGTTGATCGGGGCGATCGGAGCGGGCAAGTCCACGTTGACCAATGCGCTGTTAGGGAAACAAGTGGATGCGGTTAAAACACAAACATTGATTTACTATGACTGGATAGTGGATACGCCTGGCGAATATACCGAGAATCCTTTATTTTATAAAAATATTATGGCGACTTCGTTGGAAGTGACGCATGTTTGTTATTTGCAGGATGCGACGAGCGGGAAGTTGATTTTCCCGCCGGGCTTCAGTACCGGGATTTCCAAATTGCCGATTGGGGTAATCACGAAATGCGATCATCCGGAGGCTGACATCGAGCGGTCATTGAATTTTCTTCGTTCCGTCGTCGTACAGGGAGGCCCCATTGTATTGACGTCTGCCGTTCAAGGAGTGGGAATTGCTCATATTCAGGAATTGGTGAAACTGAATGATCAGGCTTCCATGAAAGCATACGTAGAAGCGATGGACGACGATCGTCTGCTGTTCATCTGA
- a CDS encoding BMC domain-containing protein encodes MKEEKQRFIQEFVPGKQITLSHLIANPDPDMFQKLGIQQAGALGIMTCTPSETVIIAGDLATKSANVSIGFLDRFTGSLVIVGSVSEVDMAMNEINRFLSEMLGYTPSPITKS; translated from the coding sequence ATGAAAGAGGAAAAACAACGATTTATCCAAGAATTTGTACCAGGTAAACAGATTACGCTAAGTCATTTAATTGCAAACCCTGATCCCGATATGTTTCAGAAACTGGGCATTCAACAGGCGGGAGCATTGGGAATTATGACATGTACACCGAGCGAGACCGTCATCATTGCGGGGGATTTAGCTACAAAATCGGCGAATGTATCAATCGGTTTCTTGGATCGGTTCACGGGAAGTCTCGTCATTGTCGGAAGTGTTTCGGAAGTGGATATGGCCATGAATGAAATCAACCGATTTTTGTCGGAGATGTTAGGATATACGCCATCCCCCATTACGAAGTCATAA